The Salvelinus fontinalis isolate EN_2023a chromosome 9, ASM2944872v1, whole genome shotgun sequence genome has a window encoding:
- the LOC129861975 gene encoding solute carrier organic anion transporter family member 1C1-like codes for MTKDYNRETPSPEDTIIFLRKMEVPSKGRWTPDDVSSTPSSSGMQRSSCSSLKMFLAALSFAYFSKALSGSYMKSTITQLERRFDIPSYLIGVIDGSFEIGNLLVIAFVSYFGAKLHRPKIIAIGCVLMSFGTFLIAMPHFILGRYKFQSSVRASMNSTTTFGPCPASSAESTQAGDKASILPYVGCEQESSVSMWIYVFLGNVLRGIGETPVHPLGISYIDDYATSENAALYISCVQTISIIGPVFGYLLGSLCAKIYVDIGYVNMETITITPGDARWVGAWWLGYLIAGAITLMSAVPFWFLPKSLPMPVDKQLNANCTPEQTRFIKDSPSAMEHKFRPEEPANFHQMAKEFVPTLKSLLGSPVYITYLCVTIIQFNSLIGMVTYKPKYIEQHYGQSASKANFLMGTVNIPAVALGMFSGGVVMKKFKLGVMAAAKFSFGTSLLGYFLSLFFFAMGCDNAKVAGITMSYTGVEGLSYQQPSLFSECNSGCLCSGSDWDPVCGENGITYVSPCLAGCTSSTGAGRNTVFDQCRCVAVTGAGSQPSNLTASLGHCPIRDSCDTMFPYFLFLSVITSFIISLGGTPGFMLLIRCIKPEFKSLALGVHTLATRTLAGIPAPIYFGAVIDTTCLKWGITQCGGRGACRIYNTTAYRVVYLGLTMGLRTVSFFLCILGFTLLRRHVKQEEKMALTNGNVEMEAESLRKEESNSSLHCDQFVRALDCNPDRETRL; via the exons atgTTCCTGGCTGCCCTGTCCTTTGCCTACTTCTCTAAAGCCTTGTCTGGGAGTTACATGAAAAGTACGATAACCCAGCTGGAGAGGAGATTTGATATCCCAAGTTATTTGATAGGTGTTATCGACGGGAGCTTTGAAATAG GTAACCTATTGGTGATAGCCTTTGTGAGTTATTTTGGTGCCAAGCTTCACCGACCTAAGATCATAGCGATCGGATGTGTCCTGATGTCGTTTGGGACGTTCCTCATCGCCATGCCTCATTTTATTTTAGGACG CTATAAGTTCCAATCGTCAGTTAGAGCGTCCATGAATTCAACCACTACCTTCGGTCCATGTCCAGCAAGCTCAGCTGAGTCCACACAGGCAGGTGACAAGGCCTCTATACTGCCGTATGTAG GCTGTGAGCAAGAGTCCAGTGTGTCTATGTGGATCTATGTGTTCCTGGGTAATGTGTTAAGAGGGATAGGAGAGACTCCTGTACATCCGCTGGGAATCTCCTATATAGACGACTACGCCACATCTGAGAATGCAGCCCTTTACATTA GCTGTGTCCAGACCATATCAATCATAGGTCCTGTCTTTGGCTACTTACTAGGATCCTTGTGTGCCAAGATATACGTTGACATAGGATACGTGAACATGG AGACTATCACCATCACCCCAGGCGATGCCCGCTGGGTCGGGGCGTGGTGGCTAGGGTACCTCATAGCCGGGGCTATCACCCTCATGTCTGCCGTACCCTTCTGGTTCCTGCCCAAGTCGCTGCCCATGCCCGTGGATAAGCAACTTAATGCCAACTGCACCCCAGAACAGACCCGGTTCATCAAGGACTCTCCCTCAGCCATGGAACATAagtttagaccagaggaaccgGCCAACTTCCATCAAATGGCTAAAG AATTTGTTCCAACATTGAAGAGCTTACTGGGAAGTCCAGTCTATATAACCTACCTCTGCGTGACCATTATTCAATTCAACTCTCTCATCGGCATGGTAACCTACAAGCCCAAATACATTGAGCAACATTACGGACAGTCAGCATCAAAAGCCAACTTCCTAATGG GCACGGTCAACATCCCCGCAGTGGCTCTGGGGATGTTCTCAGGGGGTGTGGTCATGAAGAAGTTCAAGCTGGGCGTCATGGCAGCTGCTAAGTTCTCCTTCGGGACCTCCCTGCTGGGGTACTTCCTGTCCCTCTTCTTCTTCGCCATGGGCTGTGACAACGCCAAGGTGGCTGGGATAACCATGTCATACACAGG GGTGGAGGGGTTGTCGTACCAGCAGCCATCTCTGTTCTCTGAGTGTAACTCCGGTTGCCTGTGCTCCGGGAGTGACTGGGACCCTGTCTGTGGAGAGAACGGGATCACGTATGTGTCCCCCTGTTTGGCTGGCTGTACATCCTCTACCGGAGCAGGCAGAAACACG gtgtttGACCAGTGCAGGTGTGTGGCAGTGACAGGGGCAGGTTCTCAGCCCAGCAACCTGACTGCCTCCCTGGGTCACtgtccaatcagagacagctgtgacACAATGTTCCCCTACTTCCTCTTCTTGTCTGTCATCACTTCCTTCATCATCTCTCTGGGGGGAACGCCAGGCTTCATGCTTCTCATCAG GTGCATTAAGCCTGAGTTTAAATCCCTTGCTCTTGGAGTCCACACGTTGGCCACCCGGACCCTGG cTGGCATCCCTGCACCTATCTACTTCGGAGCCGTCATAGACACGACCTGTTTAAAGTGGGGAATCACACAATGTGGAGGAAGAGGAGCGTGCAGAATCTACAACACAACAGCCTACAG ggTAGTATACCTGGGTCTGACTATGGGCCTGAGGACTGTCTCTTTCTTCCTGTGTATACTGGGCTTCACTCTACTCAGGAGACACGTCAAGCAGGAAGAGAAAATGGCACTGACCAATGGGAATGTAGAGATGGAGGCCGAGTCTCTCAGGAAAGAGGAGAGCAACAGCTCTTTACACTGTGACCAGTTTGTAAGAGCGCTGGACTGTAACCCTGACAGGGAGACACGCCTTTGA